The following proteins are encoded in a genomic region of Arachis stenosperma cultivar V10309 chromosome 4, arast.V10309.gnm1.PFL2, whole genome shotgun sequence:
- the LOC130973313 gene encoding heavy metal-associated isoprenylated plant protein 33-like: MSKEEILKIQKCVLKVNIHCDGCKQKVKKILQKIDGVFTTEIDSEQGKVTVSGNVDPNVLIKKLAKSGKHAELWGAPKPNNNNNNNHNNQNHLANQMKNMQIEHNGKGGGGGGGGGNNKGQKAGNNQPKGGGGGQNPQQQLQQQLQQLQQMKGFQDLKLPQFKDMQMMAPNQNPKNNNNNNNNMKQVKFSLPPEEDDLSDDELDEFDDDDDFDDEFDDEMDDPHHPLNKMKLPMGNGAAHNMMLNGIMNAQKGGGGGGGGNGGGNGKKGGGGGGGGGGLPVQMQGMGGGNDGKNGNGGGKKGGGGGGGNNQIQGGNKNSGGKNGGPMQNGNNGGGNKNGNNGHHGGGGGGGGGNPNNGNGGKKGNSMMGEGGNGGGGGGAQAMMSNGFQNLGGHHPSMGGPNMGPISLPMGSMPMNQMGNIPAVQGLPAAAVNGGGGGPAGYFPQGGSGGPEGMGGNPYNQQQYMAAMMNQQRAMGNDRFQPMMYARPPMAVNYMYPPPPYNPYSYPPPPPEPTYSNFFSDENTSSCSIM, translated from the exons ATGAGTAAAGAAGAGATTTTGAAGATACAG AAATGTGTTCTTAAAGTGAACATACACTGTGATGGGTGCAAGCAAAAAGTCAAGAAAATCCTCCAGAAGATTGATG GGGTGTTTACGACTGAGATAGATTCAGAGCAAGGGAAGGTCACGGTTTCAGGGAACGTGGATCCAAACGTTCTCATCAAGAAGCTTGCAAAATCAGGCAAACATGCAGAGCTTTGGGGTGCTCCtaaacccaacaacaacaacaacaacaaccataATAATCAGAACCACCTTGCTAACCAGATGAAGAACATGCAAATTGAGCACAATGGCAAAGGTGGTGGTGGCGGCGGTGGCGGTGGTAACAACAAGGGTCAGAAGGCTGGGAATAACCAACCCaaaggtggtggtggtggacaGAATCCACAGCAACAGCTGCAGCAGCAGTTGCAGCAGCTTCAGCAGATGAAAGGGTTTCAAGATCTGAAGCTTCCTCAATTCAAGGACATGCAAATGATGGCCCCAAATCAGAACcccaagaacaacaacaacaacaacaacaacatgaAGCAAGTGAAGTTCAGTTTGCCTCCTGAGGAGGATGATTTGTCTGATGACGAGTTGGATgagtttgatgatgatgatgactttgATGACGAATTTGATGATGAGATGGATGATCCTCACCATCCATTGAACAAGATGAAGCTCCCTATGGGAAATGGTGCTGCTCATAATATGATGTTGAATGGCATCATGAATGCTCAGAAGGGTGGTGGTGGCGGCGGCGGCGGAAATGGAGGAGGCAACGGCAAGAAAGGCGGTGGTGGCGGTGGCGGTGGTGGAGGTTTGCCTGTGCAGATGCAGGGGATGGGTGGTGGGAACGACGGTAAAAATGGAAATGGAGGAGGAAAGAAAGGAGGCGGCGGTGGCGGTGGTAACAACCAGATTCAAGGTGGTAACAAAAACAGTGGTGGCAAGAATGGAGGTCCTATGCAAAATGGAAACAATGGAGGAGGAAACAAGAATGGTAACAATGGGCACCACGGtggcggcggcggcggcggcggcggcaATCCAAACAATGGCAATGGGGGCAAAAAGGGTAATTCAATGATGGGTGAAGGTGgtaatggtggtggtggtggtggtgctcAAGCTATGATGAGCAATGGGTTCCAAAACCTTGGTGGTCATCATCCTAGCATGGGTGGGCCCAATATGGGCCCAATCAGCCTCCCAATGGGCTCAATGCCAATGAACCAAATGGGGAACATCCCGGCTGTTCAGGGCCTTCCCGCCGCAGCAGTCAACGGCGGCGGGGGCGGCCCAGCCGGGTACTTCCCACAGGGCGGCTCCGGGGGTCCGGAGGGTATGGGCGGAAACCCTTACAACCAACAACAATACATGGCTGCAATGATGAACCAACAAAGAGCAATGGGGAATGATAGATTCCAACCAATGATGTATGCAAGGCCTCCAATGGCAGTGAATTACATGTACCCTCCTCCTCCTTACAACCCTTACAGCtaccctcctcctcctccagAACCAACATATTCCAATTTTTTCAGTGATGAAAATACCTCAAGCTGCAGCATTATGTGA